One stretch of Chitinophaga pendula DNA includes these proteins:
- a CDS encoding acyltransferase domain-containing protein, giving the protein MDKRIVMLFSGQGSHYRGMGQQLYEQHAIFRRSLEKSERIIQRMLHRSIIRELYYQQPDAPFDDLLITHPAIVAVEIALFDTLRALDIVPACVSGNSLGEFAAGVAAGIWSADAAIEAALEQAKSILRHDIEGGMLVVLTEKENVWPLYEHYHLFLAADNFPGHFTLAGTAVQLDLFQVELSLNGISFVRLPVTCPFHSPLINIARNDYALYTAATTLNKPAISFVSGYMGKELPALTTNYFWEAVSRFSSFSHTVSTTEAKGPCFYIDMGPSGASATMLKYNLPATSQAGIFQIMSPFKREMEQLKKLQAMIQ; this is encoded by the coding sequence ATGGATAAGCGTATCGTGATGTTATTTTCAGGGCAGGGCAGCCACTACCGCGGGATGGGACAGCAATTGTACGAACAGCATGCCATATTCCGCCGGAGCCTTGAGAAAAGCGAGCGGATCATACAAAGGATGTTACATCGATCTATCATCAGAGAGTTGTATTATCAACAACCCGATGCGCCTTTTGATGACTTGCTGATCACCCATCCGGCTATCGTAGCCGTAGAGATCGCATTATTCGATACCCTGAGGGCATTGGATATTGTTCCAGCTTGTGTATCCGGTAACAGCCTGGGAGAGTTTGCCGCAGGAGTAGCCGCCGGCATATGGAGCGCAGATGCCGCAATAGAAGCCGCATTGGAACAGGCAAAGTCCATCCTTCGCCATGATATAGAAGGTGGAATGCTCGTCGTACTCACAGAAAAGGAAAATGTCTGGCCATTATATGAACATTATCACCTGTTCCTGGCCGCAGATAACTTCCCGGGACATTTTACATTGGCGGGCACCGCAGTACAACTGGACCTGTTCCAGGTTGAATTATCTTTAAATGGTATATCCTTTGTCCGGCTGCCTGTCACTTGCCCTTTTCATTCCCCTCTTATCAATATTGCGCGTAATGACTATGCGTTGTATACCGCCGCAACAACACTGAATAAACCGGCAATAAGTTTCGTTTCTGGATATATGGGAAAAGAATTACCCGCGCTGACAACAAACTACTTCTGGGAAGCCGTCAGCCGGTTTAGCAGCTTCTCCCATACCGTCAGCACAACAGAAGCAAAGGGGCCTTGCTTTTATATTGATATGGGCCCCTCCGGTGCCAGCGCAACCATGTTGAAGTATAATCTGCCGGCAACATCCCAGGCCGGCATTTTCCAGATTATGAGCCCCTTTAAAAGGGAAATGGAACAATTAAAAAAATTACAGGCAATGATTCAATAA
- the fabD gene encoding ACP S-malonyltransferase — MKIVMFPGQGSQFKGMGKDLFAKYQEETRFASQILGYDMEELCVRDPRKELGKTAFTQPALYVVNAFAYYEWQKSNRADYLVGHSLGEYNALLAAGAFDFETGLKLVQKRGALMAAASGGGMAAVLGHKVEDVRTLLLQGGYTNIDIANFNTPTQIVVAGPQEAIDSLVKDFDARGIKIIPLFVSAPFHSRYMQPAADEFASFLHQFSFTPLQIPVIANVTAQPYEDNNVRQLLASQVANSVQWTDTIRMLMGKGAEVYEEIGGAILTKMVNEIKDKCTPIVEEKPVQQATPQKAAEHESPDTLSARLGSQEFKKEYGVSYTYVAGAMYRGIASRQLVIRMGKAGMLSFLGTGGMSLTEMEENITAIQRELTKGEPYGLNFLHNLNNPSFEMKVADLFLKYEVKNIEASAFMQMTPALVYYRAKGLKKGADGQIICQHRILAKISRPEVAEIFMRPAPEKIIRLLLEENLITAEQAALSKEVPMSYDICVEADSGGHTDRGIATVLLPAIQSLRQEVTTAFAYGKKIRIGLGGGIGTPQAATCAYVMGADFILTGSINQCTVEAGTSDTVKDLLQDINVQDTDYAPAGDMFEIGAKVQVLKKGVLFAARANKLYALYNQYNALEEIPEKTIVQLERNYFNKTIAEIWEEVKIYFRSVGAAAEITKAEQLPKNKMALVFRWYFGHTNRLAFEGNIENKVNFQIHTGSALGAFNQWVKGTELENWRNRHVDKIGINIMEGAAQLLERTALMVNS; from the coding sequence ATGAAAATAGTAATGTTTCCCGGACAAGGATCTCAGTTTAAAGGGATGGGAAAAGACCTTTTTGCTAAATATCAGGAAGAAACCCGTTTCGCATCCCAAATATTAGGATACGATATGGAAGAACTTTGTGTAAGAGATCCTCGTAAAGAATTGGGCAAAACTGCCTTTACACAGCCTGCATTGTACGTCGTGAATGCCTTCGCCTACTACGAATGGCAGAAGAGTAATCGCGCAGATTACCTCGTCGGGCACAGCCTGGGCGAATACAATGCCTTGCTGGCCGCCGGCGCCTTTGACTTCGAAACAGGACTGAAACTGGTGCAGAAGCGAGGAGCCCTCATGGCCGCTGCCTCCGGTGGTGGCATGGCCGCAGTACTGGGACATAAAGTAGAAGACGTACGGACACTACTCCTGCAGGGTGGATATACAAACATCGATATCGCCAACTTTAATACCCCCACCCAAATAGTCGTGGCCGGTCCGCAGGAAGCTATCGATAGCTTGGTGAAAGACTTTGATGCTAGGGGAATTAAGATCATCCCGCTATTTGTAAGTGCTCCCTTTCACTCACGATATATGCAGCCGGCCGCCGACGAATTTGCTTCTTTCCTGCACCAGTTCAGTTTCACACCGCTACAAATACCCGTTATCGCCAATGTTACAGCACAACCCTATGAAGACAACAACGTCCGGCAACTGCTGGCATCACAGGTTGCTAACTCCGTGCAATGGACAGATACCATACGGATGCTCATGGGAAAAGGAGCTGAAGTATACGAAGAAATAGGTGGCGCCATATTGACCAAAATGGTAAATGAGATCAAAGACAAATGTACCCCCATCGTAGAAGAAAAACCCGTACAACAGGCTACCCCACAAAAAGCAGCAGAACATGAATCTCCCGATACCCTGTCCGCCCGCCTGGGTAGCCAGGAGTTTAAAAAAGAATATGGTGTGAGCTACACTTACGTGGCAGGCGCAATGTATCGGGGCATCGCCTCCCGGCAGCTAGTCATCCGCATGGGAAAGGCTGGCATGTTGAGCTTCCTGGGTACCGGAGGTATGTCATTGACCGAAATGGAAGAGAATATCACCGCCATACAACGTGAGCTGACAAAGGGAGAACCCTATGGCCTGAACTTCCTGCACAATCTCAACAACCCTTCCTTCGAAATGAAAGTGGCAGATCTCTTCCTGAAATACGAGGTGAAAAACATCGAAGCGTCTGCCTTTATGCAAATGACACCTGCATTAGTATACTATCGCGCAAAAGGACTGAAGAAAGGAGCAGATGGACAAATAATTTGTCAGCACCGGATACTCGCGAAGATATCCCGGCCAGAGGTAGCCGAAATATTTATGCGCCCGGCCCCCGAAAAAATAATACGACTACTGCTGGAAGAAAACCTTATCACCGCAGAGCAGGCCGCCTTGTCAAAGGAAGTCCCCATGAGCTACGATATATGCGTAGAAGCCGATTCCGGAGGACATACAGATAGAGGCATCGCAACAGTCTTGTTGCCGGCAATTCAGAGCTTGCGCCAGGAAGTAACCACCGCTTTCGCTTATGGCAAAAAGATACGTATCGGATTAGGTGGGGGAATAGGTACTCCGCAGGCCGCCACCTGTGCATATGTCATGGGCGCCGATTTTATCCTCACAGGTTCTATCAACCAATGTACCGTAGAGGCGGGCACCAGCGATACCGTAAAAGATCTCCTGCAGGATATCAACGTACAGGATACAGACTACGCACCAGCCGGCGATATGTTCGAGATCGGCGCTAAAGTACAGGTACTGAAAAAAGGAGTACTCTTCGCCGCAAGAGCTAATAAACTATACGCATTATACAATCAATATAACGCCTTGGAAGAAATACCCGAGAAAACGATCGTTCAGCTGGAGAGAAATTATTTTAATAAGACAATAGCAGAAATATGGGAAGAGGTAAAGATATACTTCAGGTCCGTTGGCGCCGCAGCTGAGATAACCAAGGCAGAACAACTTCCAAAGAATAAAATGGCATTGGTATTTCGCTGGTATTTCGGCCATACCAATAGGCTGGCCTTCGAAGGAAATATCGAAAATAAAGTCAACTTCCAGATACACACCGGATCTGCATTGGGGGCTTTTAATCAATGGGTAAAAGGAACAGAACTGGAGAACTGGAGAAACAGGCACGTGGATAAAATAGGGATTAATATTATGGAAGGAGCAGCCCAATTACTGGAAAGGACCGCATTGATGGTAAACAGCTGA